The Anas acuta chromosome 1, bAnaAcu1.1, whole genome shotgun sequence genome segment TTCCCCATTACTTCAGTACCTTGGTGGTCTCAAGATTTAACTTTCACTTTGCTATACTGTTTGTTACCATGACCTCCCTTCTCATTTTGCTTCTGAATCAGGTGTTACAGATTTATCTCCTAATTTTCATCATCAGTTTTACCCAAACTATGTGAAATCTGTATTGTATTCCTTGCTGTTTCCATTGCCATCTGGACAGCATCATTACAGGTATTTCTTTCAAGTCGCTATCTATACCTCTATGTTATCGTATTTTGGTCCTCTATAATCTAGTATCACTagcaaaaaacaacagcattgACTCACAGCTTGTTATCTAATGTGCTCCCATTTACCCAAAAgaattcttcatttattttatgaagtcCAATCCATGGGTCTTGCTTTGTTATCTTCACCATAAAACTCTGCAGGAATAAACACAAAAGAAGTTTTGCATGTTCCATACAGTTATCAGaatatgaagtctttgatgcAAGGCTCGAAAGCAAAGCAATGATCTTGCCTTTCTCTCAAAAGGAACAGTATTAAGGACTAAATCTACAGGATCTTGTGTGATTCACCTTACGGAAAAAGAACTTACAACTTGAACAGAAATAAGCAGACTAATTTTAAGATTATCCCTGCTGCACTCAGATATTGTAGCAGTAGAAATGCCAACTACAAGAATCCAAGTATACTGCTGAATATTAAGAACTACTATGGAactgcatttattctttctcCACGAGAAACTCTTCAGAGAACAATGAGCACCTTTGCAGATAATGCATTTCTCCATCACTGGTATGTCTTCATCATATTGAATTTTTATTACTAAGTAGCAAGGATTTGTGATGGACATTTTAGAGGGAGATGAGTGAGGGTAGAACCTTGCCACAGTACATAGAACAGGATTGTCATCTGCACCCAGTATAGCCATGACACTGGTATCTGTGATGTGATCTATTGACATAGGGAGAAACTGTTTTAACATAGCAAATGCTATCAAGGTCTATTAACAGATATGGGAGGATATATTGTCCTAGGTCTTTTTACTAGTATGATACAGAAAAGGATGCTCTAAACTGCGGTTAGAATAATTATCTCCTAACACCAAAAGTCAAGACTAACACATCTATCAACTTGTCTGTCAATCTATCTTGCTAAGAGAGAACAGTTTTCGTCTAATTAAAGTTACCTAAGATACAACGATATTTACGCTGACAGTTGCCTTCCGTGTGAGTACTTATGGCTGTGAACAGCATAAAATTTAACACAGATAAGCCTTGGGGATGTTCTAACACATCAACTGTTCTAACACATCAACTGCTAGAACTGACGTTTGCTGTTTGAAGGGAAAGAGGTACGCAGCTTTCTGCTTGCTGTGACTTGTCACAGCCTTTGCATCAGAATTAAAACTGTTCAGCTTACAAGGCTGGAAAAACTCATGGGTGTATTGTGCAGTATCCTAGAAGAGAGATGGAGTGAAACCAGGATCCCTGCTTTGTTCTCTTACCAATTCCTGAAGATTTTCGATCACCAGGAGGGAAGCATTGCGCAATGAGCAGAAGTTCTGACTAGAGTTCCAGTTGGCTTCTCTCTCTGAGAGGTAGTAGCATTTCTTCTGGAAATATAGCCAATCTGATGGACAGAGTTCCAGGGATGGACAGGCAGGAATATCTTTGTCCGAAGAATGGTTTActgcaaaaagacagaaacctATTTCTTCCAAATGGAAAAGGTTTCTAGAGCTTTTTAGCTTGCTTTGTGGCTGCACCATCTAATTCATCTCAGTCTAACCACTATATAATTATCTCTGcccagcagaaatatttattgcaaaCTAATTATGTACTCTAGCTCCCGCTAACAAATCTTTAAAGTGATGATCACTGCAAGTCGGTAGAAGTAACTGGGAAGGTAATAACTATGTATGCTTTAGACACTCATCTACAACTTAAATGTTTCTGACAATTAAGGCTTTTGTGAGTGTTTCTTTCTTGCATTGAATCAATAACTTTGTTTACTACAGTGTTAAGGATTACAGAGTGGTTGCAAAAGacaattttgcatttgttttcccaagCTTGGATTATGATCAACAGCAAGGTTATAGAACTGAATGTCAGAAGCACACTCAGACTAATCTGAGCACTCTCTAACTATGGGAGTTATTTCCCCAGTATTAGACCACAGTTTTAAACAGCAAGGCATGAGCCGTGTAATTAGCTTTGAAACAAGGTAAGGTCTGAAGAACCCTCTTGTGAGGTCCTGGGGACTTCTGACCATGCAAAACTCTAATTTCTAAGGCTAGTTATATGTTCTTTGCAAGTACCTTACACAAAGTGCAAACGCTTACCAAAGTGAATACACAAAATCAAGACGACAGCAGCAACGAGGATTCCAGCAACACCTCGCCAGAACCAGATATTTGCGAACAgacctgaaataaataaataaataaataaatacgaGGAATTTTTAAGAAACATACGGAGTtgaaggcaggagcagagcccaggatCCCCGGAGCCGTTCCAGAGGCCACCCTCTGAGGACAGGAGGCGAGGACAGCGGCCCGGGTGGGCGCTGCGGCCCTATCCCcgcctgcccgcagcccccgggagCCCGGCGGGCGCCATCTCGCCGCGGGGCTTTCCAGCAGCCCGGCGGCTCCCGGGACACCGGCGCTGCCCCGGGACGCCGCGGCTCCCTTCTCCTCGCCCGGCCGCAGCCCAGCCGGCAGCCCGGCCGCCAAGCTCCCTCGCCCCATGCACCTCCAGCCTTGCGGGGCGCCGTCCTCCGCTCCGGGGAGCCGCCAGCCCCGGGGCGCCCCATGGGTGCGGAGCTCCTGCCCCGCCGCGGGAGGAGATGACGGGGCCGGAACGGGCGGAGAGACGGTGCAAGGGCTGGACGTGGGGCCGCAGGCTGGGTCGTGAGACGGGGCTGCACGTACCGGGAGGGTTGGAGCTCCGCACCAGTGTTTCGTGCGGTGTCTGACGCGCGGTAGCTGCTTTATTGGCGACAGATCCTGGCTGTGCGGCGAGGTCAGATGtccaggggaatggggaatgcaGCTCCCCGTGCAAGGCTGATGAGGTGCACACCTAGTGCGGGTTTGTCCAAAGCATGCCGCCATCGGTACCCACGCAGAAAACCTGAGAGAAAACCATGAACATAGAAGGTTATGCATTATGCTTTCACTGTGACCTCCAATTCCTTTTATTTGCCAAGAATATTTAAGCGTAATCAGTTGCTGATAATTATCCCCGGGTGCTTATCTTTGCAGATAATCAAGACCCATATAAACTTTATGCTTCTATGCATATAGACTTACGGTTGACTTCAGCTTTGGCATGTGGCAGCGGCTTGTTTAGGCAATGTGCTGGAGAGCTGGACGTGCCAGTATTCCTGGGATGACACTTGAGAAGAGACAGGCAAAAGggtaaaaaggaataaaaaaagtgTGTGAAAACAATGCTTTAAATACGTTGGCTTTGGGGAACTTAGGGAACCAAAGATTCCCAgaagagggggaaggggagatgGAAAAAGTAATGGATCCAGAATGCTCAGGATATATATGCTTTAAGAGGTTTTGGGAGAACTGAacccagaggagcagagaaTGAGAGGAAGGTATGGAATTAGGACAGCAAGAAGGGTCAGTACCTGTTTCATATTGAACAAGTTTTGCATAAAAGACAGGGAAACACTAGTGTATGCACAGCTATTTGTGCATCTCTTTCTAAGAACAAGTTTCTCAACATTTATGCATTCTTCTACTTCAGGCTGTTTAATGATAAAACTTGCCAAGCGCCTCCTGActtaagcaaaacaaagcaaatctgAGAACATAAACAACCCTGGACACTGGACCATCCACTTTCCTAAAATCAGATAGCGCACTACCTGGTTTTAGTCTTAAGAATGAAATGTCTCTTAAGTGGCTCGCTCTCTTTTCATTCAGATCCGCCTGCTACTGTGGTCAAAAATAGTTTACTGTGGCTTATAACCACAGAGAAGTCACAGGTATCCATTTCACACTTACTCACCCGCTGCTATTAATGACATTTTCAGGTCATTCTCCAGGTTGACAAAGAAACTGAGAATTTACATCTTCCGTTGTGAATCATTTGATGCTTCAAAATGGCTATCCTTGTTACCCTAGATGCTTCCTTTACATAACTGAGACACTTGACTTTTAGTTTCACAGATCAATTTGGCAAATACACCTCCTGACCAAAGAGtaagcagc includes the following:
- the LOC137841280 gene encoding C-type lectin domain family 2 member B-like translates to MGRPGAGGSPERRTAPRKAGGLFANIWFWRGVAGILVAAVVLILCIHFVNHSSDKDIPACPSLELCPSDWLYFQKKCYYLSEREANWNSSQNFCSLRNASLLVIENLQELSFMVKITKQDPWIGLHKINEEFFWVNGSTLDNKLIEVKGSGNCAYLESKGVSASGCYLTRKWVCSLSTSLA